The following is a genomic window from Larimichthys crocea isolate SSNF unplaced genomic scaffold, L_crocea_2.0 scaffold90, whole genome shotgun sequence.
tgtaatgtgCCTTGTtgtattgttgctgtttgttaaattaacacattttcaataaatacatgttaaaaaaaaaaaatacagctggagccagcacagcagctgcttagcttagccgAGATATGAGAGTGAAAGATatgagagatatgagagtgagagatatgagagcgagagatatgagagatagcacagcagctgcttagcttagccgagatatgagagtgagagatatgagagcgagagatatgagagatatgagagcgagagatatgagagtgagagatatgagagatatgagagcgagagatgtgagagatatgagagcgagagatgtgagagagatgagagatgtgagagtgagagatatgagagtgagagatatgagagataTGAGAGCGAGAGATATGAGAAATATGAGAGCGAGAGATATGAGAGATATGAGAGCGAGAGATATGAGAGCGAGAGATATGAGAGatatgagagcgagagagagcgagagatatgagagatatgagagtgagagatatgagagtgagagatatgagagatatgagagagagagatgagagatatgagagtgagagatagcacagcagctgcttagcttagccgagatatgagagtgagagatatgagagcgagagatatgagagcgagagatatgagagcgagagatatgagagcgagagatatgagagtgagagatgtgagagatatgagagtgagagatgtgagagatgtgagagatatgagagtgagagagatgagagatgtgagagtgagagatatgagagtgagagatatgagagatttgagagtgagagatatgagagcgagagatatgagagatatgagagcgagagatatgagagatatgagagcgagagagagcgagagagagcgagagatatgagagatatgagagtgagagataagagagtgagagatatgagagcgagagatatgagagcgagagagagcgagagatatgagagatatgagagtgagagatatgagagtgagagatatgagagtgagagagataaGAGTGAGCaatatgagagtgagagatatgagagatatgagagtgagagagatatgagagtgagagatagcacagcagctgcttagcttagccgagatatgagagtgagagatatgagagatatgagagatatgagagcgagagatatgagagcgagagatatgagagcgagacatatgagagtgagagatgtgagagatatgagagtgagagagatgagagatgtgagagtgagagatatgagaggagagatatgagagatatgagagtgagagatatgagagtgaGCAATATGAGAGTGAGCaatatgagagtgagagatatgagagtgagagagatgagagtgagagacgagagtgagagatatgagagtgaaagacatgagagtgagagacatgagagtgagagacgagagtgagagatatgagagtgaGGGATATAAGAGTGAGAGACATGAGAGTGAGAtatatgagagtgagagacatGAGAGTGAGAGATACGAGAGTGAGGGATATGAGAGCGAGAcatatgagagtgagagatgtgagagatatgagagtgagagagatgagagatgtgagagtgagagatatgagagcgagagatatgagagatatgagagcgagagatatgagagcgagagatatgagagatatgagagcgagagagagcgagagagagcgagagatatgagagatatgagagcgagagagagcgagagtgagcaatatgagagtgagagatatgagagtgagcaatatgagagtgagagatacgagagatatgagagtgagagagatgagaatgagagagatgagagacgAGAGACGAGAgtgagagatatgagagtgaaagacatgagagtgagagacatgagagtgagagacgagagtgagagatatgagagtgagggatatgagagtgagagacatgagagtgagatatatgagagtgagagacatgagagtgagagatatgagagtgagggatatgagagtgagagacatGAGAGTGAGAGATACGAGAGTGAGGgatatgagagtgagagaatgCATGGTGCTTCACTGACATGGCCATCACTATCATTAGATAAatctattcaattcaattcaattttaagccttaaacttcaaattttaattttaagtttaaaatttaagtttaagtttaaggcTATTAATTAATAATTCCAAAATGTCTCTGTGAGATGTTACATAATTCCATATACTCAGAGCAGAGAAATATAACCTGCTATAAAGCTAAAAGTGTTTCACCTTATTCATGGCAGACATTTGACATCAAGTAGTTTTGTCATCAGTTCAACCTGTACTTATTCTGCTATGACACAATCAAACCGTCTACAGTGAATGGTCAAcagagtgtgtgcagtgtggcACTGAACAGACACCCAGGGTCTGGGTTAATGAGTTCAATCACCAAAAAAGCTGCAGCTAGAACTAAAAAGAGCTTTAATCAAAATTCCAAAGACGCACATCGTTCCATCTCAACTCACTTTAACACATAAACAgagaacatgaaacataaagtCCTGTGCTGTGACTGACCCCTGCTTGCAGGTCCTCTGACTTGTCCATGAGTTCGTCCAGTCTCTCTCCCCGAGCCAGGATCCGGTCCACATTCTGTGTCATGATGTTTTTCACTCCATCTACCTGATTCTGCAAGGCCTGCACCTTGTCCTGTGGCTCCGGCTTTGCAGCGACTCCTCCATGCTCCTGATATACAGATAAATGAAAGGTTATTATAAGCAGAAGAATTATGATTTTTGCTGAGGAATATTAGATTTCTATTTGTCAGGGCTATAAACCACATGATGCTGAATGTTCCTGTTGTCCtgagagcagtgtgtgtcaCCATATAGTAAATTCAGCTTGTGGAGTATATGAAGGGTTAATCATTAAGTCAGTTTCTTTGCATATAGTGCCTCTAGTTGACACATTCATAAGATATTCATCAAAGTGATGGGCCTGTTGCTTCTGATTCCTTTAATTCAACGTACTCCAAGgagcttgtgttgtttttgattcaatgtttttaaaaaagcatgtCCAGTCTTTTACATCAAAAGAAGGTTAATGATCATATTTAGCTGAATTATTCATGGaatactttgttttcttgcatGAACATGTACAACAGTTCAAGTTTGTTCAagacatttttaacataaataagagatgttagcttgttttagcatcTTTACTTTGAAAGTTGATGTTAATGGGTTTACTGCTCAGTGTGTGGAAACACTTGGATAATGTCTCATGTGTTTGTGGGCTGTCTGGGCTTCACATGTAGTTTATATGAAGTGAGCATTAAGTTGCACTGTAGGAAATGACTTAAGGTCGGTCAGGGTTATATTCACTTTGTTTAATACAACCCCTGAACTTCATGGAAGTATAATACTAAATCACTGGCCCTGCGACACTGCCTGGCCTCTGTGAATATGTGGTTTGCTCTGGTGGCAAAAACAATGTTATCTTTTCAATGGGCTCTACTGAGAGGCCTgctcacatttttaaaaccaaCCACTGGCAGAACAGCCTGCCCAGTTCTTCAAACAgccgcttgaggctggctccagaagtgagtcagtctccatgttcTGCTGTTCAGCCTGCCCAAGTCCATCAATGTCtgtgctgatttttagattaggcgagaggtggaagaggcaggactgccaaccTGTCAGTGGCAAAAGCCACCACACTGACGTCATGCATACAACATCCATTCTTCACACTGTCAGTGGTACAGACAAGAATGTAGAAGACAACTGGTGGTGTCTTTGAGAGTCATTTCAGTCCTCCCTGCTGTATGTGACAGCTCTGTTTGTAAATCTCTGGGAATGcctgctgcaggaggaagaaggaagttGTGATCTTACACAGTTGTAGGTGTAATTTCAAAGAATTGTTCTatgcagtgttgtgtgtgtgtgagagtctgcATACAGTCCCAGGAGTCAGCTccagactgtaaacaaagcCATCACTAGGAAACAGAGCAGGTTTTGCTGCGTCATCTGTTGTTACCTTCCTGTCTTCATTCTTTCCTATTGCTCCATtatctcctccttccctcttttcAGCTTCCTGTGGATCTGTTGGTTTATGCAGGATCATCCAAATCACCTCTTACAACATTGTAAGAGGTGATTCTTTTGATCATGTCCGATGTGTGTTGTGACTTCCGCGTTTCATCGTACACATTTTTGTTCTATATCTGCCCATCCAACCTTATTTCAGCATTCATCAGATGCCTCACTGTACATCCTATTTAACTCTTCTATTAGTTAGCTGCCATATAAACCAGGTTGTTTTAGTGCCAGTGGCTCAGTGAGGCCCTCTGAATGGTGGACAGCTATCAAGTGTCAGGCAtccacagagaggagacattGCCAGTATGAGACACTCCTGGACCGACAGCTACATTCTTTCTTCTATACAAATACTTACTAAACGTGTTTCCTCTGCCGTGTACAGAAAGTGACTCGAGTCTCCGAGTCAAACCTGTCAACTCAAACAAAAGGCCGACAGATAAGGCACCCTGTCAATAATAAGCCGATACTTGTAATAAGGAAGTGCTCTCTGAAATGTGAAtgctgttgaaatgttacatcactgctgtaaaaatgtaaagagtGGATTTCATGCGCACATTCAAATCTAGTCAAATGTGAAAACCATAATCTGTAAGTGCACAGGACGAGGTTTGAACATAGGACAGACAGGCTGTGAGATTTTCAGAGCACACCAATAAACGCTGACAGTAATAAATCCTGCGTGCTCCAGGAAAACCAGCCTGTGGCTTTAGCACAGCCGAGTCAGGACAAGTGCagtctgtaactgtaactgttcaGCAGAGGTTGATGTCAACAGCCTCCAACAAACACTAATTAGAGCCCATGAAGCCTGAGAACTGTCTCAGGCTGTGTTCATAGCACAGCGCTGACGGATTGCAGAAGACACAATGAAGACAGGGTTGTGCCACCTCTGCTTAGTCCCAGGACTTCCTGTGTCCTTCAAAGCAAGTCCAAAATATTAGCCAACTGTGGCAAAGCCATGgcacaggtgacaggtgagctTTAAATAGCAATGCACGACTTCATTCAGTTTAATGACAGCTTTCACAGCTGTGTTCATACAAAAtgttacacagtgtgtgtgtgtgtcagctttcCATTTGAATGTGACCAAACAGAAGCTAGCAGGCTGTCAGTTGAAGCTGTAAAAGCTCAAACGTTGCAGCTTTTACagctaatactactactactactactactaccaccaccaccaccaccaccaccaccaccaccaccaacaacaacaacaacaacaactttttgTTATCCCCTTTGGTAAATTCTGTTTTCTATCTTTTATGTGTGGCGTTAAGAAGATGAGAAATAAAGGAATGCACTGAGCAACAAGTGTTAGCCTCAAAGGCAGCAGACATCTTTGAGTGGAGTTTGGCGTTTTCTGTGCGCGGCTCAAATTAATAGCTGACGATAGataacatagaaaataaataaattataaactaATAATCAAGTTATAGTAGCAGGTCAAAGTGTCTAACACTAGCTTCACGAATGAAACGCGTCTCCGTCAGACTGCGTCTTTTCAGCACTTTGTGCAGTTAGGCCATTTTGTCGCAAGACTCGCGCTTCTTTCTAGGCTCTGAAAAGTTCATGTTCTCTTCTGTAACTATTTAACTCTTATTCACGCGCAGTTGGAACACTTTTCAGTCAAATGGAACTTGTTCTATCCGGAAACACACCTGCTGACCGTCGTGTAGACGTCAAACAGGCTGCTCAAGCTTCAGCCATTATCAACGAGATGTCCACTTTGCCTGTTTCACCTACCGGATCAAAGTCCATCCTTTAGCCCGGTGGATCGACTTCCTGTCCAGCTGACGCAGTTCTACTCAGTTTGTAGAAAACCTCTTTGAAGAGGTTTGATGTTTCTCTCAAGAAAACGTTTCCTCCTTCGTTCAACTTCctggttgttttttcttcaaactGAATTCCTCCGCCTCGACTGTCCGTAACACAACCACAACTTCCGctcagactttcaaaataaagtacacTCCCCAACTTTTTCCCGTGGAATGGAGCTCGTGCGGATTGAACTGATACTGTAAAGTGGAAGAGCCTTCAAAGAGTATACAGGAAGTCACAGCACTATTAAGATCCTGTTGTATTAATCTGTGGTCTACCTAGCATCGTTAGCatataaactaaaataacagCACTGTTATTTAAAAGTCATGACCCTTGATTTAAGAATGAACAAGTGAGTCAACTCTAGCCATTCTCAtagttacatacatacatgttttcTTCATAATTAGACTTCAAACAAAATATGTATCATTTAGTTTTAGCActtaatgtgtttgaaaaaaatatgaatttgtacATGCATGAGATGCCAAAATGTCTGGATAGCACACCCTAAAGAGCAGCTTCCATGGCTCGTTCTTAAAGGTTTGAAGCTTTGTTGaatggtgtttctgtgtgtgtggtggtattTTGATGGTTCGCCAtggagtagtagtagttgttttAACTTTGGTGTGCATTGTCCAATCTGCCCCAAACTGCAGAGTCCGGGCATGAAGACATCTATGTGGCAACattcatgaaaacatgttgCCAATCAGCTCTTTGATCAGCTAACAATGACTTCAATGTTGCGTGAGTATTCCAATTTAAGTCAAAAGTTTATAGTTCCAAGTAGGTCCCCCAATATTTTTCAGCATTTATTAGACAGATCATAATCATGTTGAACCACTGATAATTCCTGATCATGTGGATTACAATATTCCAGTTTCCCTGGAAAATTGGCCTTCCCACAATTCGTGAGAAACGGCAGATTTAAGCCCATGTTCAGCTCTCAGTTGAGGTCATGATAGTGCCCAGAAAGCAGAAGGTGAGACTGGGTTCTTTCCACACCCACCCCCTTTATAGGAAACACCCTTTCCACTTGTAAACTTCAGGAGTTTGACGGACTCATGACTAGTGCTGATCTAAATTTGTTTCttcagtcacacaccaccagccGTTTccctgattttggtgaaactagatcatattttatttctggcaGCTCCACCACAACTCTTAGCTGGGCTGCCGAGACAGCTTAGAGCACCagggaagtgttagtgtttgtaccacaggcattttggaccaccaggaagaagagcttggtaaaataaaaggctgaaagacagacggcgagctgggctgactgctgttggactagtcagtaatattagctgctgctgtgtctgctgttgttgacctttggctgttagcaaagttgccgacctgctagtttttgatcataagtaatgtaatcagaacaaatactcgagtacagctgaacatatttaccacaatTGGATTACACTCAAACTAGGGGAGACATGTCcatgtaatgttttaaatgataaCAGGAAAGACTGTACATATTTCTGATAACATTTATTACAGCTTATGTTACACATAcatagtcaaagagaatgtttttgttagagttactgtcagcacattctagtctgtaGACACTGTTGTCTGGTTATTGTTTTGAAAGCCTGGTCAACAGTCAACGTtgataggctggcacctgctttcctcaagcaaagccaaactactactactgtctACCTCAAGGCCCACGCCTGACCCCATGTAACCTAGGGATGCCACCAGTGACTCAGTTCTAAGGGCAATCATGACATGATATGTAGTGTGAGTACGGTGTTCTCCAAACTCATGTTGTAATCTTCCAACATTTAAGCTGCAGTGCAGCTGGTTCAACATGTACTCTCAGCTCGGTATCCACCCATCACAGGAAACTAGTATTGAGAACTCGATTATCTCGACATCAGCAGCAATGTTCCATGTTACAGATTGCTATCAGAAGTTATTATCGTTGTAGAAAATGATCCACATTAGCAAAAGATAGTGGTAAAAATTTGGGATTATAATTACATAGTTACTGCTAAGATTTCATATAAATCGATGAGTGACATAACTCTTCTTAAGAACATAAAACTGTTGTGGCTTTCTCAGCTCAGCTGACGTCATAACAAGTCCCACCCAACCAGCAGCATCAAGCCTGATCAACCTGTTTCACCTCTATCTAGAATGACGGTGGTGAGGCCTAAATACTGTTCATTACCTGCTGTCACGTCAGACACTGCTGCAGGCTGCTCTGAATAACAAGCAGCTGAAAATAACCCAAGTCATTATGACAGTTTTGGAAAACTATTTCCCTGGCAGGCATTAGCATTAGTACATTTCATTCTTGGAATCATGaagagtcatttaaaaaaaggcttaatattttcctctttttttttttttttttttttaaaaaaggttttatttcttttgacaaTATAAATTTTTTTGTGTGGTGGTTGATCAGTTAAATTATCTACACAGGATGAGCAAGGGTACAGAATAAAAAGGAACAGGTCCTGATTACATACTGCTTTTACTAAATAACACCAAAGTAGATATAGAAGACAAGAATAAGAGAGGACagcaaaaaagaataaaaatgactcTTCAGACAATATCCCATCATTCATTTCACCTCAGTGGCCTTGTCTGATGATGATATCCGACATGTCATCAACCTTCACCAGCTCCAAAttctgttaaaaacaaaacagtttgtatatcacacacacaacaataaataGACATGAACACTAACACTAAGCCCTTTTCAGTAAGTGTTACTCTAGGCCAAGTATTACAAATACTGACTgcactctttcttcttttagaaAAGTTCAGGTCTTCAATGTAGTGAGTCCAGGGACCCACGGATCATTTTTGGAGTGTTAAACTTGTGTTTGACATTATGTGGTTATATTCCTATAAATTGAATTAGaatgttacagaacatttggaCATGATCTGTTTTAACAGGACAAGCAGGGTGAGTGAGTTTGATGCATCTTTCATGATTTGAAACATCAGAGATACCAGGCACATAGCATCAACAGCAACATCTCTGCTTTAAACTCCTGTTTTCTCTAACCaacagaaaaatgcagtttctttttttttcataataaacAAAACTCACCTTTTCATTGGCAAGATGAAGGAGAGCAACAAATGCCAGAGGCACTGAAAGGTTCTGAGCCATTGTGTTTGGCAACCTGGACCACCGCAAAGAggtaaagaggaagagagacattCCATTATTCATGCTGTTCAAACCCATCGCCTTAAGGAAGCAGTAAGCTTAAGttctgctgttagctggttAACAGCAGGATCCAAATGATGCATAGCTGCCACCCACACAAATGTATACTAGACGTCTTCATGGGtttgttattttttctctttaatacTGTGACATGGCAGGAGGTCTGCTGGTACCTTTGAAGCAGTGTCTTTGTGGTCTCACTGAAGGCTTTGTCCCCACACACCTCTGATTTCT
Proteins encoded in this region:
- the vamp8 gene encoding vesicle-associated membrane protein 8 encodes the protein MDFDPEHGGVAAKPEPQDKVQALQNQVDGVKNIMTQNVDRILARGERLDELMDKSEDLQAGAQHFKQTSQKVARSYWWKNVKLIVVIVVIVLIIILIIILLATGVIPVSSPVPPLVPPTEKP